Below is a window of Archaeoglobus neptunius DNA.
GGCGAACATTCTGGAAAGGAAAGCCAGGGAAATTGTAACGGTTAACATCCACAGCAAACAGGCTGCATCACACTTCAGGAAGTTAAAGGACCTGGATGCAATGCCTGTAATTGGAAAGCATTTTTCGGACAGAGACGTCCTCATGATTTCTCCCGATAAGGGATCAGTTGAAAGGGTTAAAGTTGCAGCATCCCATGCCAACTGCGACTGGGATTATCTCGAAAAAACGAGGATTGATGAGGCGACGGTTGAAATAGCTCCGAAGAATCTGGACGTTGAAGGCAGGGATGTTGTTATCGTTGATGATATCATATCAACTGGTGGTACGGTTATCGAAGCTGCGAAAAAACTGTACGAACTCGGGGCGAAGAGCGTTTCAGCCACCTGTGTTCACGCAGTTCTGGCAGGAAATGCAGCATTAAGGCTTTTCAATGCAGGAATCAGAGATATAATAGCCACCGACACGATTGAATGTGCGTTCAGCAAAATCAGTGTTGCCGGTATTATAGGGGAGGCACTTTAGAAAACCCTTTTATGCATAGCTGAATTTGGGTGGGAGATGAAAAGAAGGGTCGTGGCTACGGGGACATTTGACATAATTCATCCGGGGCACATTACCTTTCTCAGGGAGGCCAAGAAGCTGGGGGACGAGCTGATTGTCATAGTTGCACGGGAGAAAAACGTGAAACACAAACCAAAGCCGGTAGTCCCGGAAGAGCAGAGAAGAAGGGTAGTTGAGGCTATAAAGTACGTTGATAGGGCAATTCTGGGCGATGAGAATGACATGTTCAGGCCAATAATGGAGCTGAAGCCTGATGTGATTGTTCTGGGCCACGACCAGCATTTTGATGAAAAATGGCTTGTGGATGAATTGAAAAAGAGAAATCTGAATTGTGAGGTCGTTAGGATAAAGGTAAGGGAGGATTGCGAGTTTTGCAGCTCTCACAGAATAATTGAAAGAGTTTTGGAAAAATACGGAGGGAGATAATGTTGTTGATGATTCCAGGTCCGGTACAGCTTCACGAGAGAATAATACGGGCGATGGCAAGGCAGATGATCGGCCACAGAACCGCTGACTTCAGTGAAGTAATGTCATTCTGTGTTGACGTTCTTAGAGAAGTTTTCCAAACGAAAGGAGACATATGTCTGATTTCAGGCTCCGGTACAGCGGGGATGGAGGCGGCAATAGCCTCTTTCAGCAATGTGAGGAAGATGGCCACAATTGAAAACGGAAAGTTTGGCGAAAGACTCGGGGAGATTGCCTCCCGATATACAGAGGTGGAAAGGCTGCAGTTTTCGTGGGGAGAGTCTGTTGATCTCGATGCTGTGAGGAATGCTTTTGATAATGGTTGCGAGGCGGTTGCCTTTGTCCACAACGAAACATCAACCGGAATTCTGAACCCCGCAAAGGAGATTGCATCGATCGCAAAGGAATATGATGGTCTGGTGATAATGGATGCCATAACCTCCGCCGGTGGGGATTACGTCAGGATGGACGAATGGGGGGTTGATGTTGCAATAGTTGGCAGCCAGAAATGTCTCGGCGCCCCGCCAGGTCTTGCGGCAGTGGCGGTTGGAGAAAAGGCATGGGAGTTTTACAATGAGAGGTGCCCGTACTATCTAGATCTGGCGGCGTACAGGAAAAAGCTGAAGGACATGCAAACTCCCTATACGCCGGCTGTGCCATTATTCTTCGCTCTGGCAGAGGCTCTTGAGATTATAAGGGAAGAGGGGCTTGAGAACAGGATCCAGAGGCACCGCATCCTGAGTTCGGCTGTAAGGAAATGGGCTGTGGAGGCAGGACTTGAACTGTTCCCGAATCTCAACGAGTACTCCAGTTACTCAAACACGGTCACTGCAATAAAGATGCCCGATGGTATAACTGACAGTGAGCTGAGGGGTACGCTGAAGAAGGAGTACGGTATATTGATCAGCGGTGGCCAGGGTGAGCTGAAAGGGAGGATATTCCGCATCGGGACAATGGGGAATGTTGGAAAAATGGAGACGATAACGACACTTGCGGCTCTTGAAGATATTCTCAGAAGAAAGAACATCATAAACCCTGCCCTTGAATATGCTCAAATACTTCTGAGGGACCTGCGATGAAGATCGGCATTGTTGATACTACCTTTTCCAGAATAAATATGGGAAAAATTGCAATTGATGAACTCAGGAGGATAAGCAGCATTCCTTACGAGAGGTATACCGTACCGGGTATAAAGGATTTGCCGGTGGCAGCCAAGAAGATGATAGAGGAAAGAAACTGCGATCTGGTGATTACACTTGGATGGGTTGGGGGAACGCAGAAGGATATGTTCAGCTACATTGTTTTAAGCATGGGACTTGTTATGGTTCAGCTCCTCACAAACAGACACATTATAGATGTAACAGTTCACGAGGATGAGGCGGAGAGTGAAGAAGAGCTTTTGAAGGTAGCTGAGAACAGGGTGAGAGAACACGTCAGAAATGCGGTAGACCTGCTTGTCAACCCCAAAAGACTTCAGAGGATGGCAGGCACAGGTCAGAGACAGGGCTATCCTGATGCAGGCCCGATCATGAAATGATTTTTTTCCATAGTAAACTATTTTATCCGGGAGAAGTGTTTACTGACTCGTGGATTTGAGGGCACCGCTGAGTTCAAAGTATCTTGTTATACTCGCATCGGTTGTTGGAGTTATATCAGGCTTAGGTGCCTTTATCTTCTATTTTCTGCTGGATCTGTTCACAAAATTCTTTCTTTCTGGGTTGGACAACTACACACCACCGCTGGCAGGTGGAGAGATAGAAGTCGTGAAGGTTAATTTTCATCTGGGCGTGGTGCCCCTTCCGATAGTTGTGGCACTTGGAGGGTTACTGAGCGGGTACATAGTCTATACCTTTGCACCGGAAACTGAAGGTCACGGAACGGATGCGGTTATCAGATCCTTCCACAGGGCGAGAGGTTATATTCGAGCAAGAGTGCCCATTGTCAAAACAGTTGCATCGGCGATAACGATAGGAAGTGGCGGAAGTGCAGGTAGAGAAGGCCCTATCGCTCAAATTGGAGCTGGTTTTGGATCTTTTCTGGCAGATTTGCTGAAACTCGCAGACAGAGATAGAAGAATCCTGGTCGTATGCGGAGTTTCAGGAGGGATAGGAAGCATATTCAGA
It encodes the following:
- the ribC gene encoding riboflavin synthase, giving the protein MKIGIVDTTFSRINMGKIAIDELRRISSIPYERYTVPGIKDLPVAAKKMIEERNCDLVITLGWVGGTQKDMFSYIVLSMGLVMVQLLTNRHIIDVTVHEDEAESEEELLKVAENRVREHVRNAVDLLVNPKRLQRMAGTGQRQGYPDAGPIMK
- a CDS encoding adenylyltransferase/cytidyltransferase family protein, with translation MKRRVVATGTFDIIHPGHITFLREAKKLGDELIVIVAREKNVKHKPKPVVPEEQRRRVVEAIKYVDRAILGDENDMFRPIMELKPDVIVLGHDQHFDEKWLVDELKKRNLNCEVVRIKVREDCEFCSSHRIIERVLEKYGGR
- a CDS encoding ribose-phosphate diphosphokinase is translated as MKIIPCPSSPLLARRISETTGTEIADVTFKRFPDGELYVRVEGCREGVIVGSITTNDDLIAIAFLLDALDDARIVVPYMGYARQDRVFKEGEAVSIRVVANILERKAREIVTVNIHSKQAASHFRKLKDLDAMPVIGKHFSDRDVLMISPDKGSVERVKVAASHANCDWDYLEKTRIDEATVEIAPKNLDVEGRDVVIVDDIISTGGTVIEAAKKLYELGAKSVSATCVHAVLAGNAALRLFNAGIRDIIATDTIECAFSKISVAGIIGEAL
- a CDS encoding pyridoxal-phosphate-dependent aminotransferase family protein, translating into MLLMIPGPVQLHERIIRAMARQMIGHRTADFSEVMSFCVDVLREVFQTKGDICLISGSGTAGMEAAIASFSNVRKMATIENGKFGERLGEIASRYTEVERLQFSWGESVDLDAVRNAFDNGCEAVAFVHNETSTGILNPAKEIASIAKEYDGLVIMDAITSAGGDYVRMDEWGVDVAIVGSQKCLGAPPGLAAVAVGEKAWEFYNERCPYYLDLAAYRKKLKDMQTPYTPAVPLFFALAEALEIIREEGLENRIQRHRILSSAVRKWAVEAGLELFPNLNEYSSYSNTVTAIKMPDGITDSELRGTLKKEYGILISGGQGELKGRIFRIGTMGNVGKMETITTLAALEDILRRKNIINPALEYAQILLRDLR